One genomic window of Pungitius pungitius chromosome 11, fPunPun2.1, whole genome shotgun sequence includes the following:
- the cep162 gene encoding centrosomal protein of 162 kDa isoform X13, with protein MTKRRLKSQLLQDFHITVRTLRKRTKEKSCWSKISPILAKVSLHDSLDDMGEGNGGKDTAGFPDRDGHHHQHQSMEGMGTIEGPMSPYSAPQHATGSVQPASTNDSELPTAEELMRPIRPEKDIIRGFTLQPVSTGGLDDEPHLLERTSPNVTSQKSQPKRAAEAGPVAGTQGTRGLTSPPCSSPDPPNLMWSSRQEIEKLMQEQNKCSFSTSSRAGKAKKQQAALESNASHRRLDGRTTGPSSSSKPNGTAASAKTQPSAFRSLQNSREKAKSTKSQEKADHTEAGLKVSGELVASVQALVAVLQQQIDSSSQQDAPHAQVVPRATHDFMMHVMSDLQREEGGSLVQELRLQLAHKERELQVMKEGAEEIKTLRQQNYHLQSKLQSAEKASQNKRWVEATDVAPEEQLQQIDKEIKEQETLIKGYQQENEKLYLQMTVQQAKSKANEEAMFSENHRLLSELAFTREQLHKTSKTVGSMCLVDHTQRIADLSAQLNTFQRNEAKLSEDFHRVQQEKQALEVELQLMKKERDLAKAQTLSASVDTTVEMHMLEEKHREEVVALKKKLQWFAENQELLDRDARRLNDAMAAIHQLEEQVERLKGDVDKRGSEQQRKSKEKTVDTKRIQDLQRQVKDLEQILRCRNPNSLPALIYAAAAAGCQEDLAAKTSPPPSRVTALLERRIQRLEAELKGHNEEAKHGLRAMEQQFNMIKLRYEQQIANLEQQLKRKQRMETLGPNERRRSQAGPVKEELQRVEESHRQRERSLQQQLTLAVGTEAAQAQSSPGRHPHQDHASKTRTVLCRTVVRLQKERRNVMSVPIPQAETRPTEIKRRDRSAKTLRCTGVGGEETFPTAHCEKTYQPSFFTGSHISEVVQENEALRQHVEWLQLQSEQEKEALRADYERAKEELCRLAGHSAEQLTSIRAEHLRVLDQLHASHALEHSSSKVADLANKLSVQEITVKHLQDQLKEMQGVKEALVISRTREEALQKQLTGLLKELKEAKEAQTPEVKLLCGLERKIVNMERRHQHREKELQQVIVGSLQTLETDQQSEVECWKRLAQDKSRELEAFHLELDSILDILRHLQRQGVVLPHS; from the exons AGCTTCCCACTGCAGAAGAGTTGATGAGACCCATTCGGCCCGAGAAGGACATTATTAGAGGCTTCACCCTGCAGCCCGTCAG TACTGGAGGACTTGATGATGAACCGCACCTCTTGGAAAGGACTTCTCCAAATGTGACGTCTCAAAAGTCCCAACCTAAGCGAGCAGCTGAGGCTGGGCCTGTAGCAGGAACCCAGGGAACAAGGGGGTTAACCAGCCCCCCGTGCAGCTCCCCAGACCCACCCAACCTGATGTGGAGCAGCAGACAAGAAATAGAGAAGTTGATGCAGGAGCAGAACAAATGCTCTTTTTCCACGTCCTCTCGGGCcggaaaagcaaagaaacagcag GCTGCACTTGAATCCAATGCTTCTCACAGGAGGCTGGATGGGAGAACAACAGGGCCTTCAAGCTCCTCAAAGCCGAATGGAACTGCTGCGTCAGCCAAAACCCAGCCTTCTGCCTTCCGTTCTCTGCAGAATTCACGGGAAAAAGCCAAATCCACAAAGAGCCAAGAAAAAGCGGACCACACAG AAGCGGGTCTTAAGGTGAGCGGTGAACTGGTGGCGTCTGTTCAGGCCTTGGTGGCTGTCCTCCAACAGCAGATCGACAGCAGCAGTCAGCAGGATGCCCCACACGCACAAGTAGTCCCCAGAGCGACACATGAC TTCATGATGCACGTGATGTCTGACTTGCAAAGGGAGGAGGGTGGCTCTCTGGTGCAGGAGCTGAGACTCCAGCTGGCTCACAAAGAGAGGGAGCTGCAGGTCATGAAGGAAGGCGCAGAAGAAATCAAAACTCTCAGACAGCAGAACTACCATCTGCAAAGCAAG CTGCAAAGTGCAGAAAAAGCTAGTCAGAATAAGAGATGGGTTGAGGCCACTGATGTAGCTCCAGAAGAACAGCTCCAGCAGATTGATAAGGAAATAAAAGAGCAGGAGACGCTCATCAAAGGTTACCAGCAG GAGAATGAGAAGCTGTATTTGCAGATGACGGTACAGCAAGCCAAGAGTAAAGCCAACGAGGAGGCCATGTTTAGTGAAAACCATAGGCTGCTCAGTGAGCTGGCTTTCACAAG GGAGCAGCTGCATAAAACCTCAAAGACTGTGGGAAGTATGTGCTTAGTGGATCACACGCAACGCATTGCAGACTTGTCAGCCCAACTAAATACATTTCAG AGGAACGAGGCCAAGCTGTCTGAGGACTTCCACAGAGTGCAGCAAGAAAAGCAGGCCCTGGAGGTAGAACTGCAGCTgatgaagaaagagagggacCTGGCTAAAGCTCAGACCTTGTCTGCCTCAG TAGACACGACTGTTGAGATGCACATGTTGGAGGAGAAGCACAGAGAAGAAGTTGTTGCCTTGAAAAAGAAGCTTCAGTGGTTTGCTGAGaaccaggagctgctggacagaGATGCTCGCAGACTTAACGATGCTATGGCTGCGATACACCAACTGGAAGAGCAG GTAGAGAGGCTGAAAGGAGATGTGGACAAAAGAGGCagtgagcagcagaggaagagcaAAGAGAAAACGGTGGACACTAAGAGGATACAGGACCTTCAGCGACAG GTTAAGGACCTGGAACAGATACTAAGATGTAGAAATCCAAACTCCCTGCCCGCTCTGATCTACGCTGCAGCCGCGGCTGGCTGTCAGGAGGATTTAGCCGCTAAAACGTCCCCACCACCCAGCAGGGTCACCGCCCTGCTGGAACGCAGGATCCAGCGTCTGGAGGCTGAACTGAAGGGTCACAATGAGGAGGCCAAGCACGGCCTGCGGGCCATGGAACAACAGTTCAACATGATCAAG CTCCGCTACGAGCAGCAGATTGCCAACttggagcagcagctgaaacGGAAGCAGCGCATGGAAACTCTGGGGCCCAATGAGCGACGGAGGTCTCAGGCTGGACCTGTGAAGGAAGAGCTGCAGCGTGTGGAGGAAAGCCATCGGCAGAGAGAACGgtctctccagcagcagctcacacTCGCGGTTGGCACAGAAGCTGCACAG GCCCAGTCCAGTCCAGGCCGACACCCGCACCAAGACCATGCGTCGAAGACACGCACTGTTCTCTGCCGCACTGTGGTAAGActgcagaaggagaggaggaatgtGATGTCCGTCCCCATCCCACAAGCAGAAACCCGCCCTACAGAGATAAAGAGACGAGACCGCTCAGCCAAAACTCTCCGCTGCACTGGTGTAGGAGGAGAAGAAACGTTTCCAACCGCTCATTGTGAGAAGACCTACCAGCCCTCGTTCTTCACAG GCAGTCACATCTCTGAGGTAGTGCAGGAGAACGAGGCTTTGAGGCAGCACGTGGAgtggctgcagctgcagagcgagcaggagaaggaggcgttGCGAGCTGATTATGAGCGGGCCAAGGAGGAGCTGTGCAG GCTAGCGGGGCACTCTGCAGAGCAGCTGACCTCCATAAGAGCAGAGCACCTCAGGGTGCTGGACCAGCTGCACGCCAGCCATGCCCTGGAACACTCGTCCTCAAAGGTTGCTGACTTGGCCAATAAGCTCAGCGTGCAGGAG ATAACGGTGAAACATTTGCAAGACCAGCTGAAAGAGATGCAGGGAGTAAAAGAGGCTCTGGTGATATCCAGGACCAGAGAGGAAGCTCTGCAGAAGCAG CTGACCGGACTGCTGAAAGAGCTGAAGGAAGCTAAAGAAGCTCAGACTCCAGAAGTAAAGCTCCTGTGTGGCCTGGAGAGGAAGATTGTCAACATGGAGCGCAGGCACCAGCACagggagaaggagctgcagcag GTGATTGTGGGCTCATTGCAGACGTTGGAGACTGACCAGCAATCAGAGGTGGAGTGCTGGAAGCGTCTTGCTCAGGACAAGAGCAGAGAGTTGGAGGCTTTTCATCTGGAGCTGGACTCTATCCTGGACATCCTGAGACATCTCCAAAGACAGGGAGTGGTCCTCCCTCACTCCTGA
- the cep162 gene encoding centrosomal protein of 162 kDa isoform X14, whose translation MGEGNGGKDTAGFPDRGQLYVQSGASDMEALHEAYRQIHLVELSDGHHHQHQSMEGMGTIEGPMSPYSAPQHATGSVQPASTNDSELPTAEELMRPIRPEKDIIRGFTLQPVSTGGLDDEPHLLERTSPNVTSQKSQPKRAAEAGPVAGTQGTRGLTSPPCSSPDPPNLMWSSRQEIEKLMQEQNKCSFSTSSRAGKAKKQQAALESNASHRRLDGRTTGPSSSSKPNGTAASAKTQPSAFRSLQNSREKAKSTKSQEKADHTEAGLKVSGELVASVQALVAVLQQQIDSSSQQDAPHAQVVPRATHDFMMHVMSDLQREEGGSLVQELRLQLAHKERELQVMKEGAEEIKTLRQQNYHLQSKLQSAEKASQNKRWVEATDVAPEEQLQQIDKEIKEQETLIKGYQQENEKLYLQMTVQQAKSKANEEAMFSENHRLLSELAFTREQLHKTSKTVGSMCLVDHTQRIADLSAQLNTFQRNEAKLSEDFHRVQQEKQALEVELQLMKKERDLAKAQTLSASVDTTVEMHMLEEKHREEVVALKKKLQWFAENQELLDRDARRLNDAMAAIHQLEEQVERLKGDVDKRGSEQQRKSKEKTVDTKRIQDLQRQVKDLEQILRCRNPNSLPALIYAAAAAGCQEDLAAKTSPPPSRVTALLERRIQRLEAELKGHNEEAKHGLRAMEQQFNMIKLRYEQQIANLEQQLKRKQRMETLGPNERRRSQAGPVKEELQRVEESHRQRERSLQQQLTLAVGTEAAQAQSSPGRHPHQDHASKTRTVLCRTVVRLQKERRNVMSVPIPQAETRPTEIKRRDRSAKTLRCTGVGGEETFPTAHCEKTYQPSFFTGSHISEVVQENEALRQHVEWLQLQSEQEKEALRADYERAKEELCRLAGHSAEQLTSIRAEHLRVLDQLHASHALEHSSSKVADLANKLSVQEITVKHLQDQLKEMQGVKEALVISRTREEALQKQLTGLLKELKEAKEAQTPEVKLLCGLERKIVNMERRHQHREKELQQVIVGSLQTLETDQQSEVECWKRLAQDKSRELEAFHLELDSILDILRHLQRQGVVLPHS comes from the exons AGCTTCCCACTGCAGAAGAGTTGATGAGACCCATTCGGCCCGAGAAGGACATTATTAGAGGCTTCACCCTGCAGCCCGTCAG TACTGGAGGACTTGATGATGAACCGCACCTCTTGGAAAGGACTTCTCCAAATGTGACGTCTCAAAAGTCCCAACCTAAGCGAGCAGCTGAGGCTGGGCCTGTAGCAGGAACCCAGGGAACAAGGGGGTTAACCAGCCCCCCGTGCAGCTCCCCAGACCCACCCAACCTGATGTGGAGCAGCAGACAAGAAATAGAGAAGTTGATGCAGGAGCAGAACAAATGCTCTTTTTCCACGTCCTCTCGGGCcggaaaagcaaagaaacagcag GCTGCACTTGAATCCAATGCTTCTCACAGGAGGCTGGATGGGAGAACAACAGGGCCTTCAAGCTCCTCAAAGCCGAATGGAACTGCTGCGTCAGCCAAAACCCAGCCTTCTGCCTTCCGTTCTCTGCAGAATTCACGGGAAAAAGCCAAATCCACAAAGAGCCAAGAAAAAGCGGACCACACAG AAGCGGGTCTTAAGGTGAGCGGTGAACTGGTGGCGTCTGTTCAGGCCTTGGTGGCTGTCCTCCAACAGCAGATCGACAGCAGCAGTCAGCAGGATGCCCCACACGCACAAGTAGTCCCCAGAGCGACACATGAC TTCATGATGCACGTGATGTCTGACTTGCAAAGGGAGGAGGGTGGCTCTCTGGTGCAGGAGCTGAGACTCCAGCTGGCTCACAAAGAGAGGGAGCTGCAGGTCATGAAGGAAGGCGCAGAAGAAATCAAAACTCTCAGACAGCAGAACTACCATCTGCAAAGCAAG CTGCAAAGTGCAGAAAAAGCTAGTCAGAATAAGAGATGGGTTGAGGCCACTGATGTAGCTCCAGAAGAACAGCTCCAGCAGATTGATAAGGAAATAAAAGAGCAGGAGACGCTCATCAAAGGTTACCAGCAG GAGAATGAGAAGCTGTATTTGCAGATGACGGTACAGCAAGCCAAGAGTAAAGCCAACGAGGAGGCCATGTTTAGTGAAAACCATAGGCTGCTCAGTGAGCTGGCTTTCACAAG GGAGCAGCTGCATAAAACCTCAAAGACTGTGGGAAGTATGTGCTTAGTGGATCACACGCAACGCATTGCAGACTTGTCAGCCCAACTAAATACATTTCAG AGGAACGAGGCCAAGCTGTCTGAGGACTTCCACAGAGTGCAGCAAGAAAAGCAGGCCCTGGAGGTAGAACTGCAGCTgatgaagaaagagagggacCTGGCTAAAGCTCAGACCTTGTCTGCCTCAG TAGACACGACTGTTGAGATGCACATGTTGGAGGAGAAGCACAGAGAAGAAGTTGTTGCCTTGAAAAAGAAGCTTCAGTGGTTTGCTGAGaaccaggagctgctggacagaGATGCTCGCAGACTTAACGATGCTATGGCTGCGATACACCAACTGGAAGAGCAG GTAGAGAGGCTGAAAGGAGATGTGGACAAAAGAGGCagtgagcagcagaggaagagcaAAGAGAAAACGGTGGACACTAAGAGGATACAGGACCTTCAGCGACAG GTTAAGGACCTGGAACAGATACTAAGATGTAGAAATCCAAACTCCCTGCCCGCTCTGATCTACGCTGCAGCCGCGGCTGGCTGTCAGGAGGATTTAGCCGCTAAAACGTCCCCACCACCCAGCAGGGTCACCGCCCTGCTGGAACGCAGGATCCAGCGTCTGGAGGCTGAACTGAAGGGTCACAATGAGGAGGCCAAGCACGGCCTGCGGGCCATGGAACAACAGTTCAACATGATCAAG CTCCGCTACGAGCAGCAGATTGCCAACttggagcagcagctgaaacGGAAGCAGCGCATGGAAACTCTGGGGCCCAATGAGCGACGGAGGTCTCAGGCTGGACCTGTGAAGGAAGAGCTGCAGCGTGTGGAGGAAAGCCATCGGCAGAGAGAACGgtctctccagcagcagctcacacTCGCGGTTGGCACAGAAGCTGCACAG GCCCAGTCCAGTCCAGGCCGACACCCGCACCAAGACCATGCGTCGAAGACACGCACTGTTCTCTGCCGCACTGTGGTAAGActgcagaaggagaggaggaatgtGATGTCCGTCCCCATCCCACAAGCAGAAACCCGCCCTACAGAGATAAAGAGACGAGACCGCTCAGCCAAAACTCTCCGCTGCACTGGTGTAGGAGGAGAAGAAACGTTTCCAACCGCTCATTGTGAGAAGACCTACCAGCCCTCGTTCTTCACAG GCAGTCACATCTCTGAGGTAGTGCAGGAGAACGAGGCTTTGAGGCAGCACGTGGAgtggctgcagctgcagagcgagcaggagaaggaggcgttGCGAGCTGATTATGAGCGGGCCAAGGAGGAGCTGTGCAG GCTAGCGGGGCACTCTGCAGAGCAGCTGACCTCCATAAGAGCAGAGCACCTCAGGGTGCTGGACCAGCTGCACGCCAGCCATGCCCTGGAACACTCGTCCTCAAAGGTTGCTGACTTGGCCAATAAGCTCAGCGTGCAGGAG ATAACGGTGAAACATTTGCAAGACCAGCTGAAAGAGATGCAGGGAGTAAAAGAGGCTCTGGTGATATCCAGGACCAGAGAGGAAGCTCTGCAGAAGCAG CTGACCGGACTGCTGAAAGAGCTGAAGGAAGCTAAAGAAGCTCAGACTCCAGAAGTAAAGCTCCTGTGTGGCCTGGAGAGGAAGATTGTCAACATGGAGCGCAGGCACCAGCACagggagaaggagctgcagcag GTGATTGTGGGCTCATTGCAGACGTTGGAGACTGACCAGCAATCAGAGGTGGAGTGCTGGAAGCGTCTTGCTCAGGACAAGAGCAGAGAGTTGGAGGCTTTTCATCTGGAGCTGGACTCTATCCTGGACATCCTGAGACATCTCCAAAGACAGGGAGTGGTCCTCCCTCACTCCTGA
- the cep162 gene encoding centrosomal protein of 162 kDa isoform X17, translated as MGEGNGGKDTAGFPDRDGHHHQHQSMEGMGTIEGPMSPYSAPQHATGSVQPASTNDSELPTAEELMRPIRPEKDIIRGFTLQPVSTGGLDDEPHLLERTSPNVTSQKSQPKRAAEAGPVAGTQGTRGLTSPPCSSPDPPNLMWSSRQEIEKLMQEQNKCSFSTSSRAGKAKKQQAALESNASHRRLDGRTTGPSSSSKPNGTAASAKTQPSAFRSLQNSREKAKSTKSQEKADHTEAGLKVSGELVASVQALVAVLQQQIDSSSQQDAPHAQVVPRATHDFMMHVMSDLQREEGGSLVQELRLQLAHKERELQVMKEGAEEIKTLRQQNYHLQSKLQSAEKASQNKRWVEATDVAPEEQLQQIDKEIKEQETLIKGYQQENEKLYLQMTVQQAKSKANEEAMFSENHRLLSELAFTREQLHKTSKTVGSMCLVDHTQRIADLSAQLNTFQRNEAKLSEDFHRVQQEKQALEVELQLMKKERDLAKAQTLSASVDTTVEMHMLEEKHREEVVALKKKLQWFAENQELLDRDARRLNDAMAAIHQLEEQVERLKGDVDKRGSEQQRKSKEKTVDTKRIQDLQRQVKDLEQILRCRNPNSLPALIYAAAAAGCQEDLAAKTSPPPSRVTALLERRIQRLEAELKGHNEEAKHGLRAMEQQFNMIKLRYEQQIANLEQQLKRKQRMETLGPNERRRSQAGPVKEELQRVEESHRQRERSLQQQLTLAVGTEAAQAQSSPGRHPHQDHASKTRTVLCRTVVRLQKERRNVMSVPIPQAETRPTEIKRRDRSAKTLRCTGVGGEETFPTAHCEKTYQPSFFTGSHISEVVQENEALRQHVEWLQLQSEQEKEALRADYERAKEELCRLAGHSAEQLTSIRAEHLRVLDQLHASHALEHSSSKVADLANKLSVQEITVKHLQDQLKEMQGVKEALVISRTREEALQKQLTGLLKELKEAKEAQTPEVKLLCGLERKIVNMERRHQHREKELQQVIVGSLQTLETDQQSEVECWKRLAQDKSRELEAFHLELDSILDILRHLQRQGVVLPHS; from the exons AGCTTCCCACTGCAGAAGAGTTGATGAGACCCATTCGGCCCGAGAAGGACATTATTAGAGGCTTCACCCTGCAGCCCGTCAG TACTGGAGGACTTGATGATGAACCGCACCTCTTGGAAAGGACTTCTCCAAATGTGACGTCTCAAAAGTCCCAACCTAAGCGAGCAGCTGAGGCTGGGCCTGTAGCAGGAACCCAGGGAACAAGGGGGTTAACCAGCCCCCCGTGCAGCTCCCCAGACCCACCCAACCTGATGTGGAGCAGCAGACAAGAAATAGAGAAGTTGATGCAGGAGCAGAACAAATGCTCTTTTTCCACGTCCTCTCGGGCcggaaaagcaaagaaacagcag GCTGCACTTGAATCCAATGCTTCTCACAGGAGGCTGGATGGGAGAACAACAGGGCCTTCAAGCTCCTCAAAGCCGAATGGAACTGCTGCGTCAGCCAAAACCCAGCCTTCTGCCTTCCGTTCTCTGCAGAATTCACGGGAAAAAGCCAAATCCACAAAGAGCCAAGAAAAAGCGGACCACACAG AAGCGGGTCTTAAGGTGAGCGGTGAACTGGTGGCGTCTGTTCAGGCCTTGGTGGCTGTCCTCCAACAGCAGATCGACAGCAGCAGTCAGCAGGATGCCCCACACGCACAAGTAGTCCCCAGAGCGACACATGAC TTCATGATGCACGTGATGTCTGACTTGCAAAGGGAGGAGGGTGGCTCTCTGGTGCAGGAGCTGAGACTCCAGCTGGCTCACAAAGAGAGGGAGCTGCAGGTCATGAAGGAAGGCGCAGAAGAAATCAAAACTCTCAGACAGCAGAACTACCATCTGCAAAGCAAG CTGCAAAGTGCAGAAAAAGCTAGTCAGAATAAGAGATGGGTTGAGGCCACTGATGTAGCTCCAGAAGAACAGCTCCAGCAGATTGATAAGGAAATAAAAGAGCAGGAGACGCTCATCAAAGGTTACCAGCAG GAGAATGAGAAGCTGTATTTGCAGATGACGGTACAGCAAGCCAAGAGTAAAGCCAACGAGGAGGCCATGTTTAGTGAAAACCATAGGCTGCTCAGTGAGCTGGCTTTCACAAG GGAGCAGCTGCATAAAACCTCAAAGACTGTGGGAAGTATGTGCTTAGTGGATCACACGCAACGCATTGCAGACTTGTCAGCCCAACTAAATACATTTCAG AGGAACGAGGCCAAGCTGTCTGAGGACTTCCACAGAGTGCAGCAAGAAAAGCAGGCCCTGGAGGTAGAACTGCAGCTgatgaagaaagagagggacCTGGCTAAAGCTCAGACCTTGTCTGCCTCAG TAGACACGACTGTTGAGATGCACATGTTGGAGGAGAAGCACAGAGAAGAAGTTGTTGCCTTGAAAAAGAAGCTTCAGTGGTTTGCTGAGaaccaggagctgctggacagaGATGCTCGCAGACTTAACGATGCTATGGCTGCGATACACCAACTGGAAGAGCAG GTAGAGAGGCTGAAAGGAGATGTGGACAAAAGAGGCagtgagcagcagaggaagagcaAAGAGAAAACGGTGGACACTAAGAGGATACAGGACCTTCAGCGACAG GTTAAGGACCTGGAACAGATACTAAGATGTAGAAATCCAAACTCCCTGCCCGCTCTGATCTACGCTGCAGCCGCGGCTGGCTGTCAGGAGGATTTAGCCGCTAAAACGTCCCCACCACCCAGCAGGGTCACCGCCCTGCTGGAACGCAGGATCCAGCGTCTGGAGGCTGAACTGAAGGGTCACAATGAGGAGGCCAAGCACGGCCTGCGGGCCATGGAACAACAGTTCAACATGATCAAG CTCCGCTACGAGCAGCAGATTGCCAACttggagcagcagctgaaacGGAAGCAGCGCATGGAAACTCTGGGGCCCAATGAGCGACGGAGGTCTCAGGCTGGACCTGTGAAGGAAGAGCTGCAGCGTGTGGAGGAAAGCCATCGGCAGAGAGAACGgtctctccagcagcagctcacacTCGCGGTTGGCACAGAAGCTGCACAG GCCCAGTCCAGTCCAGGCCGACACCCGCACCAAGACCATGCGTCGAAGACACGCACTGTTCTCTGCCGCACTGTGGTAAGActgcagaaggagaggaggaatgtGATGTCCGTCCCCATCCCACAAGCAGAAACCCGCCCTACAGAGATAAAGAGACGAGACCGCTCAGCCAAAACTCTCCGCTGCACTGGTGTAGGAGGAGAAGAAACGTTTCCAACCGCTCATTGTGAGAAGACCTACCAGCCCTCGTTCTTCACAG GCAGTCACATCTCTGAGGTAGTGCAGGAGAACGAGGCTTTGAGGCAGCACGTGGAgtggctgcagctgcagagcgagcaggagaaggaggcgttGCGAGCTGATTATGAGCGGGCCAAGGAGGAGCTGTGCAG GCTAGCGGGGCACTCTGCAGAGCAGCTGACCTCCATAAGAGCAGAGCACCTCAGGGTGCTGGACCAGCTGCACGCCAGCCATGCCCTGGAACACTCGTCCTCAAAGGTTGCTGACTTGGCCAATAAGCTCAGCGTGCAGGAG ATAACGGTGAAACATTTGCAAGACCAGCTGAAAGAGATGCAGGGAGTAAAAGAGGCTCTGGTGATATCCAGGACCAGAGAGGAAGCTCTGCAGAAGCAG CTGACCGGACTGCTGAAAGAGCTGAAGGAAGCTAAAGAAGCTCAGACTCCAGAAGTAAAGCTCCTGTGTGGCCTGGAGAGGAAGATTGTCAACATGGAGCGCAGGCACCAGCACagggagaaggagctgcagcag GTGATTGTGGGCTCATTGCAGACGTTGGAGACTGACCAGCAATCAGAGGTGGAGTGCTGGAAGCGTCTTGCTCAGGACAAGAGCAGAGAGTTGGAGGCTTTTCATCTGGAGCTGGACTCTATCCTGGACATCCTGAGACATCTCCAAAGACAGGGAGTGGTCCTCCCTCACTCCTGA